From Magnetococcales bacterium:
TTCCGGTCTGGCTGAGCACCGTCCCATGGCCACGCTCTCCCGCGCCACCGGCACGCATGTCGTTGCCGCCAGCACCGGAACACAATTGGCCAACGAGCTGGATCTGCTGGGCCATGGTGTCTTCACCTATGCCCTGCTGAAGGGTCTCAAGGGAGCCTCCGACACCTCGCCACATGACAACCGGATCCAGATCAAGGAGTTGATGACCTATCTGCGCACCCAGGTTCCCATCCTGACCCGCCAATACAAGACCGGGCTTCAGGATCCGGTGATCAACATGCGCGGCGAAAATTTCACCATGATCGATCTGCAATAGGGTGCCTGGATGCGGCAACCATGCGCCACCCTTGCAAGAAAAGCCTGGATGTGAAAGCCTTTGTCAGGACTTCGCCCCGAACCCCACCAGGACTCCGTCCTGGACCCCGATTCTTGGACATGAAAGCCTTTGTCAGGGCTTTGCCCCGAACCCCACCGGGGGGCTCTGCCCTGGACCCGCCAGGGCTCTGCCCTGGACCCGCCAGGGCTCTGCCCTGGACCCGCCAGGGAGCCAGCCCCCTGGACCCCGATTCGTGGCCGGGTGGTGAATTGTTACGACGATGATTATGAATACAAAACCTGGGAAGCTGGACGAACCTCTGGCCATAACCGGCGCCACCGGCTGGTTGGGGCGGGGCCTGGTGCGCGCCTTGACCCTCGGCCTGCCGGATCGACCGGATCTTCTGGCCCCTGATCCAACCCGTTCCCTGCGCGCCCTGATCCTGCCGGACACGGCTGCGGATTTGCCACAAAACCTCCCAGGCCTGGTAGCGCTGGAGGGGAATCTGTGCGATCCGGCCAGTTGCCTGCGCCTGCTGGAGGGCATGCGGGGGGGGACGTTGTTTCACACCGCTGGCGTGATCCATCCGCAACGTGTACAAACCTTCTTCGCCATCAACGTCACGGGCACCCGCAACCTGCTGGAGGCAGCAGCCAGGGCCGGCCTGCGCCGGGTGGTGGTGGTCTCCTCCAATTCTCCCTGCGGCGTCAACCCCCACCCAGATCATCGTTTCGATGAAGAGTCCCCCTATCGTCCTTACATGAACTATGGGCGGTCGAAAATGTTGATGGAGCAGGAGGCCCGCCGCATCGCCGCCCAAACGGGTCTGGAGGTGGTGTTGATTCGGGCCCCCTGGTTTTATGGTCCCGATCAACCCCCGCGCCAAACGCTGTTTTTCCAGATGATCCGCGATGGCAAGGTACCCATCGTCGGCCATGGCAACAACCTGCGCTCCATGGCCTATATAGACAACCTTTGTCATGGGTTGCTGCTGGCGGCCATGGTTCCTGCGGCGGCAAACCAGACTTATTGGATTGCCGATCAGCGTCCCTACACCATGAACGAGATAATTGACACTGTGGAACGGCTGCTGGAAAATGAGTTCGGTCAGACCTGCCGCCATCGCCGCGTTCGTTTGCCGGGGTGGTTGGGAGAGGTGGCCAGACTGCTGGACTGGGGGCTGCAAGGGATGGGGCTGTATCACCAAAAGATCCATGTCCTCTCCGAGATGAATAAAACCATTGCCTGTCGTGTCGAAAAAGCCTGCCAGGAGTTGGGCTACCGACCGGTTGTGGATCTGGAAGAGGGCATGCGGCGCAGCTTGACCTGGCTCTTTTCCCGCAGTCCGAATTTTTAAAAAATGGTGTAACTATTCAGCACCCGGCAACGAATCGGGGTCCAGGGGGCTGGCTCCCTGGCAGGGCCTAAGACGGTGTCCTGGTGGGGTTCGGGGCGAAGCCCTGACAAAGGCTTTCGTATCCAAGCTTTTCTTGAAAGGGTGCTGAATAGTTACAAATGGTGCAACTATTTTTCAATACTTTTTTTGGGTGTGATCCATGATCTTTGGCGGTGTTTCCCAATCTCCCTTGTCCACATCACCGGTGGTGATTCTCCCGATTCCCTACGGTGCCACCCTGACCTATCGGGCTGGCGCTGCCGAAGGCCCGGCAGCCCTGCTCGCCGCTTCCGGACAGATGGAACTCTTCGATGATGAATGGGGCGAAGAGATCATCGATATTGGCATACACACCCTGCCCGCCCTGGAGCCCAATCTGGCCACTCCCGAAGCGATGATGGAGGATATACGCGCAGCAGCCATGCCCCATATCCAGGCTGGGCGCTTTCTCGCTGCCATCGGTGGCGACCACTCCATCACCGTCGGCCTGTTGCGCGCCTACAAGGAGCACTTTGGGACAGGGTTTTCCATCCTGCAACTCGATGCCCATGCCGACCTGCGCGAAAGTTACCATGGAACGCCCTTTTCACACGCCTGTGTCATGTATCAGGCGGCGGAGATGGGTTTGCCCTTTGTCCAAGTGGGTATCCGCTCTCTGAGCGGGCCGGAGTGGCGGTTGATCCAACAACGTGATTGGGAAAAAAACATTTTCTGGGCACGGCATATCGTTCCGGCGATGCAGCGCCAGGATGATGCCTGGATGACCGCCGTGGTGGAAAAGCTGGCTCCCCAGGTCTATGTCACCTTCGACCTGGACGGTCTGGACCCTTCGGTCATGCCCGCCGTGGGTACGCCGGAGCCCGGCGGCATGGACTATTGGACCGTGCTGCGCCTGCTGCGCCGTGTCGCCCGGGAACGCCAGGTCATCGGTTTTGACATCAACGAGTTGTCACCGATTCCTGGGCAACCGGCAGGTGAGTTTGCAGCCGCCAGGATTCTTTACAAGATGATCGGCTACGCAAAAAAGGTCATATGAACTCTTCCCGGCGGATTGTGCCGCACCGTGAACTCCTGGCTAAAACCCCGATTGGGGTTGCAGTTGCCTTATGGTTCAGGAAACCTTTGATTCGCAAGTTGACGGATCAGGAAGGGTACGCCGATGTTCGGGAATTGACCCCGGGCGAACTCCGGGACCGGACGTTTTGGAATGGCGAGGGAGCCCCCGTCATTTTGATCATGGACAGTTACTTTGTTGAGAATCAGTTGGGTGGTTACAAAACTATCGCGGGAGAAACGGGAAAAGCTCTTGATTTGGCTTTTCCGGACCATGAGGATTCCTGGCCCTGGTGTCTGATCGTCGGCGAAACGGAATCGCCGACGCTTTTAGTTCGTGATTCCCGTGGAGCGTTGCGGGCAGTCCAATCACGGTACATGGCTGGCATCGATCTTGACGAGATTGCCCACTTTGTGGGTCAACGGGCGGTGCAGCAGACCCAGTTGGTCACGCTTCTTGATGAACTGATGGCCACGCAGGGAGAGATGGTTTTGCGACTGGCCCGAGCCATCGAGGCGCGGGACGCCACGACAGGCAGCCATGTTCGGCGTTTACAGGATTACGTCCAATTGTTGGCCGAAAAAAGTGGCCTGGTTCCCCAGAAAGAGCTGAACCTTTTGGCTCAGGCGGCGGCACTGCACGATATCGGCAAGTTGGCCATCCCGGATGATATCCTGTTAAAGCCGGGGAAACTTGACGATGACGAACGTGTCACCATGGACGGCCACGCCGAAGCAGGGGCGGAAATTTTGGCTTATCGCGAAGGCGAA
This genomic window contains:
- a CDS encoding NAD(P)-dependent oxidoreductase produces the protein MDEPLAITGATGWLGRGLVRALTLGLPDRPDLLAPDPTRSLRALILPDTAADLPQNLPGLVALEGNLCDPASCLRLLEGMRGGTLFHTAGVIHPQRVQTFFAINVTGTRNLLEAAARAGLRRVVVVSSNSPCGVNPHPDHRFDEESPYRPYMNYGRSKMLMEQEARRIAAQTGLEVVLIRAPWFYGPDQPPRQTLFFQMIRDGKVPIVGHGNNLRSMAYIDNLCHGLLLAAMVPAAANQTYWIADQRPYTMNEIIDTVERLLENEFGQTCRHRRVRLPGWLGEVARLLDWGLQGMGLYHQKIHVLSEMNKTIACRVEKACQELGYRPVVDLEEGMRRSLTWLFSRSPNF
- a CDS encoding HD-GYP domain-containing protein, encoding MNSSRRIVPHRELLAKTPIGVAVALWFRKPLIRKLTDQEGYADVRELTPGELRDRTFWNGEGAPVILIMDSYFVENQLGGYKTIAGETGKALDLAFPDHEDSWPWCLIVGETESPTLLVRDSRGALRAVQSRYMAGIDLDEIAHFVGQRAVQQTQLVTLLDELMATQGEMVLRLARAIEARDATTGSHVRRLQDYVQLLAEKSGLVPQKELNLLAQAAALHDIGKLAIPDDILLKPGKLDDDERVTMDGHAEAGAEILAYREGEHLVDGERLPLLERSCTVACSHHEKWNGTGYPLGLRGSQIPLWGRIVAIVDVFDAMVSDRPYKNGMDFDKVMNLIQAWGSEGKDGGHFDPDLTKIFVAAREEVREIYNRFKAENLSPEASRCRKQERG
- the speB gene encoding agmatinase gives rise to the protein MIFGGVSQSPLSTSPVVILPIPYGATLTYRAGAAEGPAALLAASGQMELFDDEWGEEIIDIGIHTLPALEPNLATPEAMMEDIRAAAMPHIQAGRFLAAIGGDHSITVGLLRAYKEHFGTGFSILQLDAHADLRESYHGTPFSHACVMYQAAEMGLPFVQVGIRSLSGPEWRLIQQRDWEKNIFWARHIVPAMQRQDDAWMTAVVEKLAPQVYVTFDLDGLDPSVMPAVGTPEPGGMDYWTVLRLLRRVARERQVIGFDINELSPIPGQPAGEFAAARILYKMIGYAKKVI